One window of the Kiritimatiellales bacterium genome contains the following:
- the dprA gene encoding DNA-processing protein DprA, with translation MTEREAFIALNMIEGIGPVKVQALIDALGSPEAVFDPAVNDFREVQGIGEKLSESILAQRCEVDFTGELEHAKSLGVKIITPADADYPPALKSIYDPPLALYVSGSLLPRDKHALGIVGSRKCTYYGQSTADRLAYQLAQTGFTVVSGLARGIDEAAHEGALKGQGRTVAVLGSALDALYPPENTELAERIAKSGAVVSEYPFGRQADRQTFPYRNRIISGLSMGVIVVESGAKSGSLHTVDAAMEQGRSVFAVPGRIDSPASKGTNRLIKNGAKLVDNVADILEEFELLLPPDKLVAPAPEGSARPEVPLSDAEQVLVKALWAEALDVDSLARAAGLPSAKVSALLIGLEMKRVIKILPGRIVELAEDLKG, from the coding sequence ATGACAGAGCGGGAAGCATTTATTGCATTGAATATGATTGAAGGAATCGGGCCGGTGAAAGTGCAGGCATTGATTGATGCGCTGGGATCGCCGGAGGCTGTGTTTGATCCGGCAGTGAATGATTTCCGTGAAGTTCAGGGAATCGGCGAAAAACTGTCGGAATCGATTTTAGCACAGCGCTGTGAAGTTGATTTTACCGGTGAACTGGAACACGCGAAGTCACTCGGAGTTAAAATTATTACACCGGCAGATGCGGACTATCCGCCGGCGTTGAAGTCCATTTATGATCCGCCGCTGGCATTGTATGTTTCCGGCAGTCTTCTGCCGCGCGATAAACACGCACTTGGTATTGTCGGTTCCCGGAAATGCACATATTACGGACAGAGTACTGCCGACCGGCTGGCGTATCAGCTCGCGCAAACCGGATTTACCGTGGTGAGCGGACTCGCACGCGGCATTGATGAAGCGGCGCACGAGGGAGCGCTGAAAGGACAGGGGCGGACGGTCGCTGTGCTCGGGTCGGCGCTCGATGCATTGTATCCGCCGGAAAATACGGAGCTGGCGGAACGGATTGCAAAATCCGGCGCAGTGGTGAGCGAATATCCCTTCGGCCGGCAGGCCGACCGGCAGACATTTCCGTACCGAAACCGGATTATCAGCGGGCTGTCGATGGGTGTGATTGTGGTGGAGTCCGGCGCAAAAAGCGGATCACTGCACACTGTCGATGCGGCAATGGAACAGGGACGGAGTGTGTTTGCAGTACCGGGCAGAATCGACTCTCCGGCATCGAAGGGAACGAACCGGCTGATAAAAAACGGGGCGAAATTAGTCGACAACGTCGCCGATATATTGGAAGAGTTCGAGCTTTTATTGCCTCCGGACAAGCTGGTAGCTCCGGCGCCGGAAGGTTCGGCTCGCCCGGAAGTGCCGCTTTCGGACGCCGAACAGGTGCTGGTAAAAGCGCTCTGGGCGGAGGCTCTGGATGTGGACAGTCTGGCGCGCGCGGCCGGACTGCCGAGTGCGAAAGTAAGTGCGCTGCTCATCGGACTCGAAATGAAGCGCGTAATTAAAATACTGCCGGGCCGGATTGTGGAACTGGCAGAAGACTTGAAAGGTTGA
- the topA gene encoding type I DNA topoisomerase, producing MSKTLVIVESPAKARTINKYLGSDYVVKASMGHVRDLPPKKLGVDVDKNFEPEYVNTASRTKTISELRTAAKNSTAVILAPDPDREGEAIAWHLFELLKDVVPPEKFSRVTYNEITKKAIQEAFAHPVEIDMKRVNSQQARRILDRLVGFKVSPLLWKQIKGGVSAGRVQSVALRLVCEREGEIQNFKPEEFWLLGANVKKQTPPVDPFFIKLAQVNGEKAEIKTAGQAERIRAELEKSSLRVARIIQKEIQRKARAPFITSTLQQSASSVCGFSPARTMSIAQALYENGLITYMRTDSFNIAQSAQAACRDFVAAEYGAEYLPAKPNFYKSRAGAQEAHEAVRPTDVLQTPAAVQGLKPEEAKLYKLIWERFVASQMVPAKIARRTAEIETDGAHVYLFRATASEISFPGYMRASGIEKPADKKNEDDEEENDEVKLPPLSEGEKLDCVEWTGEQKFTKPPARYSEPALIRTLEENGVGRPSTYAQTLAVLEKREYVTKEKRSLVPTEAGMRVNDFLVSALDDLFNVKFTAEMEERLDKIEEGSVEWTNMMASFYKQFLKWLDNARDMAEPEETVELLNVFEQVKTWTEPVKRGRRTYDDREIIASVKKKFEEEGQITARQQQMLMRLASKYIDQLDAGAVEKLKIEKEEGPRAETVSKIELLAPVKFEAPRKVGSRVYDDGKFFDSLHQQVKNGRRLSERQITALDALLLKYADQIEGFANVAETFNIAKPEAPASDTIKQMLGLLTHVKEWNPPVKRGNSEFNDKTFYESLAGQFETKGTLSDKQVAALKRIIARYPEQIPDSAAAFERYGITLPRNKKAREAE from the coding sequence ATGAGTAAAACATTAGTGATTGTGGAATCGCCGGCAAAAGCAAGGACGATTAATAAATATCTGGGCAGTGATTACGTTGTGAAAGCATCGATGGGTCATGTGCGCGATCTGCCGCCGAAAAAGCTCGGAGTGGATGTCGATAAGAATTTTGAACCGGAATATGTGAACACCGCATCGCGGACAAAAACAATTTCCGAACTGAGAACCGCCGCAAAAAACAGCACTGCCGTTATTCTGGCTCCCGATCCTGACCGGGAAGGGGAGGCGATTGCGTGGCATCTGTTTGAACTGCTGAAAGATGTTGTACCGCCGGAAAAATTCAGCCGCGTGACCTATAATGAAATTACAAAAAAAGCAATTCAGGAGGCGTTTGCGCATCCGGTGGAAATTGATATGAAGCGTGTGAACTCGCAACAGGCGCGCCGCATTCTCGACCGGCTGGTCGGTTTTAAAGTGAGTCCGCTGCTGTGGAAACAGATTAAAGGCGGCGTGAGCGCCGGTCGCGTACAATCCGTTGCGCTGCGTCTGGTGTGTGAACGCGAAGGCGAAATTCAGAATTTTAAGCCGGAAGAGTTCTGGCTGCTCGGTGCGAATGTGAAAAAGCAGACGCCGCCGGTCGATCCGTTTTTTATTAAGCTGGCACAGGTGAACGGCGAAAAAGCCGAAATAAAAACCGCTGGTCAGGCGGAGCGGATTCGCGCCGAACTGGAAAAAAGCTCGCTGCGTGTGGCGCGTATTATTCAAAAAGAGATTCAGCGCAAAGCGCGTGCGCCGTTTATCACAAGCACGCTGCAGCAGTCGGCGTCGAGCGTATGCGGTTTTTCGCCGGCGCGCACAATGAGTATCGCACAGGCGCTTTACGAAAACGGATTGATTACCTACATGCGGACCGACTCGTTTAACATTGCGCAGAGCGCGCAGGCGGCGTGCCGCGATTTTGTGGCAGCGGAATACGGCGCGGAATATCTGCCGGCGAAACCGAATTTTTATAAGAGCCGCGCCGGCGCACAGGAAGCGCATGAAGCGGTTCGCCCGACGGACGTGCTGCAAACGCCGGCGGCGGTTCAGGGCCTCAAGCCGGAGGAGGCGAAACTGTATAAACTGATTTGGGAACGCTTTGTGGCGAGCCAGATGGTACCGGCAAAAATCGCGCGCCGGACAGCAGAGATTGAAACAGACGGCGCGCATGTTTATCTGTTCCGCGCAACAGCTTCTGAAATTTCTTTTCCGGGTTATATGCGCGCCAGCGGCATTGAAAAACCGGCAGACAAAAAGAATGAAGATGACGAAGAGGAAAACGACGAAGTAAAACTGCCGCCGCTTTCCGAAGGCGAAAAACTCGACTGCGTTGAGTGGACCGGTGAACAGAAATTTACGAAGCCGCCGGCGCGTTACAGCGAACCGGCGCTCATCCGCACGCTGGAAGAAAACGGCGTCGGACGTCCAAGCACCTATGCGCAGACATTGGCGGTGCTCGAAAAACGTGAATATGTAACCAAAGAAAAACGTTCGCTGGTTCCGACGGAGGCCGGGATGCGTGTGAATGACTTCCTCGTCAGCGCGCTCGATGACCTGTTTAATGTAAAATTCACTGCCGAAATGGAAGAGAGACTCGATAAAATTGAAGAGGGATCGGTCGAGTGGACAAACATGATGGCGTCGTTCTATAAACAGTTTTTAAAATGGCTCGACAACGCACGCGATATGGCAGAGCCGGAAGAAACGGTCGAATTACTGAACGTTTTTGAACAGGTGAAAACATGGACTGAACCGGTAAAGCGCGGCCGGCGGACATACGACGATCGCGAAATCATTGCTTCAGTGAAGAAAAAATTTGAAGAAGAAGGTCAGATTACAGCGCGCCAGCAGCAGATGCTGATGCGCCTCGCGAGCAAATATATCGATCAGCTTGACGCTGGTGCGGTGGAAAAACTTAAAATCGAAAAGGAAGAAGGCCCGCGTGCTGAAACTGTCAGCAAGATTGAATTGCTCGCACCGGTGAAATTTGAGGCACCGCGCAAGGTCGGCTCGCGGGTTTATGATGACGGTAAGTTTTTTGACTCATTGCATCAGCAGGTTAAAAACGGCCGGCGGCTGAGTGAGCGGCAGATTACAGCACTTGACGCGCTGCTGCTGAAATATGCCGATCAAATTGAAGGATTCGCCAATGTTGCTGAAACATTTAACATTGCTAAGCCGGAAGCACCGGCGTCTGATACCATCAAACAAATGCTCGGTTTGCTGACGCATGTCAAAGAGTGGAATCCTCCGGTAAAACGCGGTAATTCTGAGTTTAACGATAAAACATTCTACGAATCACTCGCCGGTCAGTTCGAAACCAAAGGGACACTTTCAGATAAACAGGTAGCGGCACTCAAACGCATTATTGCACGCTATCCGGAACAGATTCCTGATTCCGCCGCCGCTTTCGAAAGATACGGCATTACTCTTCCGCGTAATAAAAAAGCAAGGGAAGCTGAATAG
- the thrS gene encoding threonine--tRNA ligase, with translation MNNDNQLEMLRHSTAHVMAAAVCRLYDDVKLDIGPATDDGFYYDFDLSHRLTPEDFPAIEDEMMRIVEANLPFERLEVSRTEAVSMLAGQPYKLERLADIPDGEAITFYRCGDFYDLCRGPHLESTGQVRTFKLLSVAGSYYRGKETNPMLQRINGTAFTNEKQLSLYLKQLEEAKKRDHRKLGRELGLFSVHEEVGPGLIHWHPKGARIRSLIEEFWRREHFRNGYEIIYTPHVGKANLWEMSGHLDFYKEGMYAPMEIDKSDYYVKPMNCPFHINIYKADIHSYRDLPLRWAELGTVYRYEKAGVLHGLLRVRGFTQDDAHIFCTPEQIEDEIKEVLRFSTFIWKTFGFKNITAYLSTRPEKAVGEPERWAQATESLESALKALNIPYDTDAGGGAFYGPKIDLKIKDAIGREWQMSTIQFDFNLPERFDLSYIGEDGGKHRPYMVHRALFGSIERFFGILVEHYSGAFPVWLAPEQVRVIPLTEEQLPAAEKLADELRRLDIRATIDHKSGKIGAKIRTAQMEKVPYMLVLGAKEIENGTVAVRDRSGAQTVVTPAEFIEKLGAEVINKA, from the coding sequence ATGAATAACGATAACCAGCTTGAAATGCTTCGGCACAGCACGGCGCACGTGATGGCCGCCGCGGTCTGCCGTTTATATGATGATGTGAAGCTCGATATCGGGCCGGCAACTGATGATGGATTTTATTATGATTTTGACCTGTCCCATCGTTTGACGCCGGAGGATTTTCCGGCGATCGAAGACGAAATGATGCGGATTGTAGAAGCAAATCTGCCGTTCGAACGCCTGGAAGTTTCACGCACAGAGGCGGTGAGCATGCTTGCCGGTCAGCCGTATAAATTAGAACGCCTTGCCGATATTCCGGACGGCGAAGCCATCACCTTTTACCGCTGTGGCGATTTTTATGATTTGTGCCGCGGCCCGCACCTGGAAAGCACCGGGCAGGTTCGCACATTCAAACTGCTGTCTGTCGCCGGATCATATTATCGCGGCAAAGAGACCAATCCGATGCTGCAGCGCATTAACGGCACGGCGTTCACGAACGAAAAGCAGTTGTCTCTTTATTTGAAGCAGCTGGAAGAGGCGAAAAAACGTGATCACCGGAAACTCGGGCGTGAGCTTGGTCTGTTCAGCGTGCACGAAGAGGTCGGTCCCGGTTTAATTCACTGGCATCCCAAAGGCGCGCGCATCCGTTCGCTGATTGAAGAGTTCTGGCGCAGGGAGCATTTCCGCAACGGCTACGAAATTATTTATACGCCGCATGTCGGCAAAGCGAATCTGTGGGAAATGTCCGGGCATCTCGATTTTTATAAAGAGGGTATGTACGCGCCGATGGAGATCGATAAATCGGATTACTATGTAAAGCCGATGAACTGCCCGTTCCACATTAACATTTACAAAGCGGATATTCATTCTTACCGCGATCTGCCGCTGCGCTGGGCGGAACTCGGTACAGTGTACCGTTACGAAAAGGCCGGCGTGCTGCACGGCCTGCTGCGCGTGCGCGGTTTTACGCAGGATGATGCGCACATTTTCTGTACGCCGGAACAGATTGAAGATGAAATCAAGGAAGTGCTGCGCTTCTCAACATTCATCTGGAAAACGTTCGGCTTTAAAAATATTACGGCGTATCTCTCTACGCGGCCGGAAAAAGCCGTTGGTGAACCGGAGCGCTGGGCGCAGGCGACGGAGTCGCTGGAGTCGGCACTCAAAGCGCTGAACATTCCCTATGATACGGATGCCGGCGGCGGCGCATTCTATGGACCGAAAATTGATTTAAAAATTAAAGACGCCATCGGGCGCGAATGGCAGATGAGTACGATCCAGTTCGACTTTAATCTGCCGGAGCGTTTTGACCTCAGTTATATTGGCGAAGACGGCGGGAAGCACCGTCCCTATATGGTGCACCGTGCGCTGTTCGGCAGCATCGAACGTTTTTTTGGAATTCTGGTTGAGCATTACAGCGGCGCGTTTCCGGTCTGGCTTGCACCGGAACAGGTGCGCGTTATTCCGCTGACCGAAGAGCAGCTTCCCGCCGCAGAAAAACTGGCAGATGAATTGCGCCGGTTGGATATTCGTGCTACAATTGACCATAAGTCCGGCAAAATCGGCGCGAAAATCCGGACGGCGCAAATGGAAAAAGTTCCGTACATGCTGGTGCTCGGCGCTAAAGAAATTGAAAACGGAACCGTTGCGGTGCGTGACCGCAGCGGTGCACAAACAGTCGTGACACCGGCGGAGTTTATAGAAAAACTCGGCGCCGAAGTTATCAATAAAGCCTGA
- the infC gene encoding translation initiation factor IF-3 — protein sequence MNNMIRVPEVRCIDENGEQLGVIPTRKALTLAHEAGLDLVEIAASSKPPVCRIMDHGKFKYEQDKKKKEQKKKQTVVKLKEVKFHVNVGDHDYQTKLRHTHGFLADGDRVKVSLMFRGRENAHRDLGFELMQRIVQDCVEVAAVEQAPRLMGRNLSMMLVPKKAK from the coding sequence ATGAATAATATGATTCGCGTTCCGGAAGTTCGCTGTATCGACGAAAACGGTGAACAGCTCGGAGTGATTCCGACCCGCAAAGCGCTGACGCTCGCACACGAAGCCGGTCTCGATCTCGTTGAAATCGCCGCATCGTCCAAGCCGCCGGTCTGCCGTATTATGGACCACGGCAAGTTCAAATATGAACAGGACAAAAAGAAAAAAGAGCAGAAGAAAAAACAGACCGTGGTCAAACTGAAAGAGGTGAAATTTCACGTCAACGTCGGCGATCACGACTACCAGACAAAACTGCGCCATACGCACGGATTTCTGGCTGACGGCGACCGCGTTAAAGTTTCACTCATGTTCCGCGGACGCGAAAACGCACACCGTGATTTAGGGTTTGAGCTTATGCAGCGCATTGTTCAGGACTGTGTTGAAGTTGCAGCCGTTGAACAGGCGCCCAGGCTGATGGGACGGAATCTTTCCATGATGCTTGTGCCGAAAAAGGCCAAATAA
- a CDS encoding tetratricopeptide repeat protein, which produces MTIAKNIFPSRREILDLKVKTSPYKTAEEQYQLGKRYLAGEVVPPDELQLEYIKRRTDYGAKISQSFNKAAFSCFQQAAELGHTKAQEELARCYLLGRGCRKNIKKFKTWCLRAAKAGDADAQTSLALYYEDIKTGEANAKKWYQSAIDQGHDWACYFFAQWFLDEEKYTAEAVELIRLAAERKLWLAHSILGKCYAVGEGVERNLVEAYAWLSLAMLSDYNEEKPEFDKIILEMNQEELKQAKLLTSRYTELFFEKLDECQ; this is translated from the coding sequence GTGACTATCGCAAAAAATATTTTTCCGAGTCGCCGTGAAATTTTGGATTTAAAGGTGAAAACAAGCCCATACAAAACTGCTGAAGAGCAATATCAGCTTGGGAAACGCTATCTCGCTGGAGAAGTTGTTCCTCCAGATGAGTTGCAATTAGAGTATATTAAGCGACGCACTGATTATGGGGCAAAAATATCACAATCATTTAATAAGGCAGCATTTAGTTGTTTTCAACAGGCAGCTGAGTTAGGGCATACAAAAGCTCAAGAAGAGTTGGCGCGATGTTATTTGCTTGGACGCGGATGCCGAAAAAACATTAAAAAGTTTAAAACATGGTGTCTCCGTGCTGCAAAAGCCGGAGATGCTGATGCGCAAACATCACTTGCCTTATACTATGAGGATATTAAAACCGGCGAAGCTAATGCAAAAAAATGGTACCAAAGCGCCATAGATCAGGGGCACGACTGGGCATGCTATTTTTTCGCGCAATGGTTTTTAGATGAAGAAAAATACACTGCCGAAGCAGTTGAACTTATCCGTTTAGCAGCAGAACGAAAGCTGTGGCTTGCTCACTCAATACTAGGGAAATGCTATGCAGTTGGCGAGGGTGTTGAGCGTAATCTCGTCGAGGCATATGCGTGGCTGTCTCTGGCAATGCTTTCAGATTACAATGAAGAAAAACCGGAATTTGATAAAATCATCCTTGAGATGAATCAGGAAGAGCTTAAACAGGCAAAACTTCTTACTTCTCGCTACACCGAACTATTTTTTGAAAAGCTTGATGAGTGTCAATAA
- a CDS encoding tetratricopeptide repeat protein yields MKEKYLIWIIIFLKLTVFSAINMTFEEHLEEAKKGNSYSQWWTGYAYENGLGVEKNYKEAFLWYRQAAESGKNHPAVRMFYDRLGVCYEEGIGVPQSLKEAAKWYTLSAEKGSTAAQLKLSSMYFQGAGVPKDNEKGQKYLWMAAAGQHPNSDPRATAVAQRILGLKHYFGENGFLQDYKFAAVCFWKAMKSGDVDACALLAMCYGSGNGVSKDMALAYVFSNIALSVKLENESAREPLEELRSDFMQELTPAQISAAQEVARDYRKKYFSESP; encoded by the coding sequence ATGAAGGAAAAATATTTAATATGGATCATTATTTTTTTAAAACTGACAGTGTTTTCGGCCATTAATATGACTTTCGAAGAACACCTGGAAGAGGCGAAAAAGGGAAATTCTTATTCACAGTGGTGGACTGGTTATGCATATGAAAACGGGCTGGGAGTAGAAAAAAATTATAAAGAGGCTTTTTTGTGGTACCGGCAAGCAGCTGAATCTGGGAAAAACCACCCTGCCGTAAGGATGTTTTACGATCGTCTTGGAGTATGCTATGAGGAAGGCATTGGAGTCCCTCAGAGCCTAAAGGAGGCCGCAAAATGGTATACATTATCTGCCGAGAAAGGGAGTACGGCTGCGCAGCTTAAATTGTCTAGTATGTATTTCCAAGGGGCCGGGGTTCCGAAAGATAATGAAAAAGGGCAGAAATACCTCTGGATGGCAGCGGCTGGGCAACACCCAAATTCAGACCCGAGGGCTACTGCAGTAGCACAAAGGATTTTAGGACTTAAGCATTACTTTGGAGAAAATGGATTTTTACAAGATTATAAGTTTGCGGCTGTCTGTTTTTGGAAGGCAATGAAGTCGGGGGATGTAGATGCTTGTGCTTTATTGGCAATGTGTTATGGGTCAGGAAATGGTGTCTCTAAAGATATGGCGCTGGCATATGTGTTTTCAAATATAGCTCTTTCAGTCAAACTTGAAAATGAATCAGCAAGAGAGCCACTGGAAGAACTTCGCTCGGATTTCATGCAGGAATTGACTCCAGCGCAAATTTCGGCGGCACAAGAAGTGGCGCGTGACTATCGCAAAAAATATTTTTCCGAGTCGCCGTGA
- a CDS encoding helix-turn-helix domain-containing protein yields MKNVEIPSPISTAVIAMLSPYTPGLTPEKLEHSLTFAPENPSDKLLTRKEAASTLRVSLPTIDRMFKDGQLHRVFIRGRVFIRDSEVKSLIKESVRGEAHE; encoded by the coding sequence ATGAAGAATGTAGAGATACCATCACCCATCAGCACCGCTGTAATTGCGATGCTTTCCCCGTACACCCCGGGGCTTACACCGGAGAAACTGGAACACTCCCTTACGTTTGCTCCAGAAAACCCGTCTGACAAACTGCTTACTCGCAAAGAAGCAGCATCTACCTTGCGCGTTTCGCTCCCAACTATTGACCGGATGTTTAAAGACGGTCAATTACATCGGGTTTTCATCAGGGGGCGTGTGTTCATCCGCGATTCCGAAGTTAAAAGCCTCATCAAAGAATCAGTTCGAGGAGAAGCTCATGAATAA
- a CDS encoding tyrosine-type recombinase/integrase, translated as MSLVMRKTSKWWYARYKIDGKEFVKNLHVEIRGARPKDLSEKGSVYFENSRGEAQQAFDRLMAEVHSGKSETQLVEAVYEARAGKKLNRHTIDEFPALWLNKPRRRSLSSEHQKQTLAKLNSFVAYIKEHYPKVLRVDQLRTEHVSAFLDTLEQKGVTAETWNKYLVPIKTALRRAGVPAAREILSKEVETVYRQPFTVEELNAVLEAAQSDPLIYSLAITAACTAMRRKDCCFLKWESIDLNAGFITVKTSKTGEVVDIPMANMLEAEIRNQKRRKSEYVFPDAKALYETNPTALTHRFKAVLKKAGFDDGEDLPTNEYKTDDCTPEEIRKAATEVFHGEKLNYALALLDAYLAGNCIRTSAKAAGISISTASLYLNKLETHLEKAFIRGKIRVVKTKEIAKPTRGRMYEERETGILRASIRDFHSLRTTFVTIALMRGLPLDVVRKITGHRTVELVTKHYFRPERQQLREAMQKTLPDILNSSSDTKSPTEEALELMKTLNGNNWKTVKGKVIAILEAKK; from the coding sequence ATGAGCTTAGTAATGCGGAAAACGTCTAAATGGTGGTACGCCCGTTATAAAATTGATGGGAAAGAATTCGTAAAAAACCTGCATGTTGAAATCAGAGGCGCGCGCCCAAAGGATTTATCAGAAAAAGGCAGTGTGTATTTCGAAAATTCACGTGGAGAGGCGCAACAGGCGTTTGATCGCCTTATGGCAGAAGTCCATTCCGGTAAAAGCGAAACCCAGCTGGTAGAGGCGGTTTATGAAGCCCGCGCTGGAAAGAAGCTCAACCGGCACACCATTGATGAATTCCCTGCCCTCTGGCTCAATAAGCCCCGCCGCCGGTCTTTATCATCAGAACACCAGAAACAAACTCTCGCAAAGCTGAATAGTTTTGTAGCCTATATCAAAGAGCATTATCCAAAAGTTCTCCGTGTCGATCAGCTTCGAACAGAACATGTTTCCGCATTTCTTGATACATTAGAGCAAAAAGGCGTAACTGCCGAGACGTGGAATAAATATCTTGTCCCCATAAAAACCGCATTACGTCGTGCCGGAGTCCCCGCCGCCCGTGAAATATTGTCAAAAGAAGTTGAAACTGTTTATCGGCAACCATTTACCGTAGAAGAATTAAATGCTGTTTTAGAGGCAGCACAATCAGATCCGCTGATTTACTCTCTGGCAATAACTGCCGCATGTACCGCCATGCGTCGGAAAGATTGCTGTTTTCTAAAATGGGAATCCATTGATCTGAATGCCGGATTTATTACTGTAAAAACCAGCAAAACAGGCGAAGTTGTAGATATCCCAATGGCAAATATGCTCGAGGCAGAAATCCGAAACCAAAAGCGGCGAAAATCTGAATATGTCTTCCCCGATGCCAAAGCATTGTATGAAACAAACCCAACGGCATTAACTCATCGCTTTAAAGCCGTGTTGAAAAAAGCTGGATTCGACGACGGTGAAGATTTGCCAACAAATGAATATAAAACTGACGATTGCACTCCCGAAGAAATCAGAAAAGCTGCAACTGAAGTATTCCACGGGGAAAAACTTAATTATGCTCTCGCGCTGCTGGATGCCTATCTCGCTGGGAATTGTATAAGAACCAGCGCAAAAGCCGCCGGAATCAGCATTAGTACCGCGTCTTTATATCTCAATAAGCTAGAAACCCATTTAGAAAAGGCGTTCATTCGTGGGAAGATCAGGGTGGTAAAAACTAAAGAGATCGCCAAACCCACTCGAGGACGCATGTACGAAGAGCGCGAGACTGGCATATTGAGAGCATCGATTAGGGATTTTCACAGCCTTAGAACAACATTCGTCACGATTGCGCTTATGCGCGGACTGCCCTTAGACGTTGTGCGCAAAATTACAGGCCATCGCACCGTCGAACTCGTTACTAAGCACTATTTCCGGCCAGAGCGTCAGCAATTGCGAGAAGCCATGCAAAAGACCCTGCCGGATATCCTTAATAGCAGCTCTGATACAAAATCGCCGACGGAAGAGGCGTTAGAACTCATGAAAACACTGAATGGCAACAACTGGAAAACCGTAAAAGGGAAAGTCATTGCAATTTTGGAGGCAAAAAAATGA